The following is a genomic window from Opitutus sp. GAS368.
CGCTGGCCCTGGTCAGCTCGGTGTGGCCGGAACCCTTCGGGGCGGCCGGCCTCGAAGCCATGCGCTGCGGGCTGCCGGTGGTCGCCTTCGATGTGGGCGGCATCAGCGAATGGCTGCTCGACGGGGTCAACGGCCTGCTCGTGCCGTGGATGAACCGGACGGGCTTCGCCCTCGGGGTCGAGATGCTGCTCGCGGACAAGGCGCTGGCGCGGCGGCTCGGCGCGCGCGGGCGCGTGCTGGCGGGGGAAAGGTTTGATTTCGACCGTTACGTCAGCGGCCTCGAGGCGCTTTTCGCCCGGGCGACCGCGCCGGACAGCGAGGTGCTGGCATGAACGGATTCCACAAGTCCAAGCTCGTGGCGATCGCCGGCGGCAGCGGCGCGGGCAAGAGCTGGCTGGCCGGCCAGCTGCACAATCTGCTCGGGGAAAAGGCCGGGCGCCTCTCCCTGGACAGCTTCTACCGCGACTGGTCGCACCTGCCGCCGTCGCGGCGGGATCGGGTGAATTTCGACGACCCGCAGGCGATCGAGTGGCCGCTGGTTGAGCGCGCCTTGCAAAACTGCAAGGCCGGCCGGGCGCTCAACGTGCCGCGCTATGATTTCAGCACCCATTGCCGCACGAACGGCCTGGAAGCCAAGCACCCGCGCCCGGTGATGCTCGTCGAGGGTCTGTGGCTGCTGCGGCGCCCCGCGGTCCGCCGCGCGTTCGACCTGAAGATCTTCATCGACTGCCCGGAGAAGCTCCGCCTGCAGCGCCGGCTGGCGCGCGACAAGGCGGAGCGCGGCCGCAGCGCGCCGGGCGTCCGCCGGCAGTTCAAGGCCACGGTGGCGCCGATGCACCGGCGCCACGTCGCCCCGCAGGCGCGCTGGGCGGACGTGGTGCTGCACCAGCCCTACAGCGACGCGGATATCCGCCAGCTGCACGAGTCGCTCTGGCTGCTTCTGCACAGCGGTTCGCTGCTCCCCGCGTGGATGCGGGAGACTTTTCGCGCGGAACTGACCGCGCTGCTCAAAACCAAGGAGAAACCAGCATGATCCCGACCAACCCAAACCTCATGATGATCGAACGCCGCTGCCTCGCCGCCGCCAGCCCCTGGGGCCGCGCGGTCCTGGCCCTGCATGTCGCCCTCGAGCGCCGGTTGTGGCGCGTGCTTATGGCCGGCGACGAACTCGGCAAGCGGGCCTTCGACGCCGCCGCCAGTTGCGCGGCGCTCGTCCTGATCAGCCCGCTGTGGGCCCTGATCGCCCTGTTGATCAAGCTGGAGGATGGCGGCCCCGTCATCTTCGCCCAGACGCGCGTCGGCAAGCACGGCCGCGAGTTCAAGATGTATAAGTTCCGCTCGATGCGGCCCGACGCCGAGCAACGCCTGCGCGAGCTGCTGGCCAAGAACCAGCACCGGGACGGCGTGACCTTCAAGATCAAGGACGATCCCCGCATCACCCGCGTCGGCCGCTGGCTGCGGAAGTTCTCCTTCGACGAGCTGCCGCAGTTCTACAACGTGCTGATCGGCGACATGTCCATCGTCGGCCCGCGCCCGCCGGTGCCCCGCGAGGTGGCGCTCTACTCGCTGGCCGACCGCCGCCGGCTGGCGATCAAGCCCGGCATCACGTGCATCTGGCAGATTTCCGGCCGGGCCCAGATCGACTTCCACGGCCAGGTCGAGCTGGACGTCCGCTACATCGAAACGCGCACTTTCTGGAGCGACCTGCGCATCATCCTCAAGACCGTGCCCGCGGTCCTCTCGGGCACCGGGGCCTATTGACCCATGAAAGCCCTGCTCATTTGTCCCGCCGCCCGGTCCGGCCTGGCCGCGCTGACCGCCGACACTTCCCCGGCCATCCTGCCGCTCCTCGGCGAAACCCCGCTGGCCTACTGGCTGGTCCACCTCGCCGGCCTCGGGGCCAGGGAGGTGACCGTGCTCGCGCCGGACCGGCCGGATGACATCCGGGCGGTGGTGGACGGCGGCACCCGCTGGGGCCTGCGCGCGACGGTGGTGCCGGTGCCGGCCGAACTCACCGTGGCCGAGGCCCGCGCCCGGTATCAGGGCGGCGACCCGGCCGAGTGGCTGCCCGCGCCCGACGATGTGGTGTTGCTCGACCACCTGCCCGGACTGCCCCGGGCCGGGTTGTTCAGCAGC
Proteins encoded in this region:
- a CDS encoding sugar transferase — protein: MIPTNPNLMMIERRCLAAASPWGRAVLALHVALERRLWRVLMAGDELGKRAFDAAASCAALVLISPLWALIALLIKLEDGGPVIFAQTRVGKHGREFKMYKFRSMRPDAEQRLRELLAKNQHRDGVTFKIKDDPRITRVGRWLRKFSFDELPQFYNVLIGDMSIVGPRPPVPREVALYSLADRRRLAIKPGITCIWQISGRAQIDFHGQVELDVRYIETRTFWSDLRIILKTVPAVLSGTGAY